One window of the Phycisphaerae bacterium genome contains the following:
- a CDS encoding aminotransferase class IV, producing MQLAMVGDKLIEANKLDSAYLDYGTFFGDGVYEVLRSYDGKLFAIEEHLARFKRSLAEIEIEGVDINDIRDKVISTWQKSGISNAKIYFHITRGAGLRDHAAEGLTPRFFLMVTEIEDTSRQKQTGISAMTVPDKRWKRCDIKSLNLLPNVLAKRLAHKRGCDEAIFVDDNGGITEGSSSAFFAIFGDKLQTSPLAVNILPSITRQFVLKIYKNAGLELLEKQTKAEEATNADELFIAVSSKDIVPVVKFNEMQIADGKPGKYTKLLMEEFKKLVK from the coding sequence ATGCAGCTTGCAATGGTTGGCGACAAACTCATCGAGGCGAATAAACTCGATTCGGCATATCTTGACTACGGCACATTTTTCGGCGACGGTGTCTACGAGGTTCTGCGAAGTTATGACGGCAAACTCTTCGCCATCGAAGAACATCTGGCTCGCTTCAAACGCTCGCTTGCCGAAATAGAAATCGAAGGCGTCGATATTAATGATATCCGCGATAAGGTTATAAGTACCTGGCAGAAAAGCGGCATTTCCAACGCAAAGATTTATTTCCATATTACACGAGGCGCAGGCCTCAGAGACCACGCCGCCGAAGGTCTGACTCCAAGATTCTTTCTTATGGTAACAGAGATTGAAGATACGAGCCGGCAAAAGCAAACCGGCATATCGGCAATGACCGTTCCCGATAAGAGATGGAAACGATGCGATATCAAATCGCTGAACCTTCTGCCGAATGTGCTCGCCAAACGTTTGGCTCATAAAAGAGGCTGCGATGAAGCGATATTTGTCGATGACAATGGCGGAATAACAGAAGGCTCGTCCAGCGCGTTTTTCGCAATCTTCGGCGATAAACTCCAGACATCGCCGCTGGCTGTGAATATTTTGCCTTCGATAACAAGGCAGTTTGTTCTGAAAATTTACAAAAACGCCGGCCTTGAACTTCTCGAAAAACAAACAAAAGCCGAAGAAGCCACAAATGCCGATGAGCTTTTTATCGCTGTTTCGAGCAAGGATATTGTGCCGGTGGTAAAATTTAACGAAATGCAAATTGCCGACGGCAAGCCCGGCAAATATACAAAATTGCTTATGGAAGAGTTCAAAAAGCTCGTCAAATAA
- a CDS encoding sodium:calcium antiporter gives MPYFFPDQWFEFLAAKGIFWIFCALLASFLALFKGSDWFVEGAAGAAKKLGIPIVIIGVTIVSLGTTSPEATVSIMAAFAGKSGFALGNGIGSIICNTALIFGLGCTLSKIPADRFVFKRQGMVKLFSCMGFVLLCYLLLLFGSHYISRLFGFILLGVLIWYIFASSKWAKQHHEAGIIDEKDIKAKRPLFILALIFLAGLLLVIIASRVLIASATQVCLRFGVPETVIAATVVAFGTSVPELTTGMMGLIKGHKEILLGNIIGANILNIFVVIGGSISVAGLKITPAFYYLHFPFFVLVLGLFTIASAVSKQYYSRLFGPVFLLIYAAYVAIQYALGIN, from the coding sequence ATGCCCTATTTCTTTCCTGATCAGTGGTTTGAATTTCTTGCCGCAAAGGGTATATTCTGGATTTTCTGTGCCCTGCTGGCAAGTTTTCTTGCCCTGTTCAAAGGCTCGGACTGGTTCGTAGAGGGGGCGGCCGGGGCGGCTAAAAAGCTCGGCATTCCCATTGTTATCATCGGCGTAACAATTGTAAGTTTAGGCACAACGAGTCCCGAAGCAACCGTTTCAATAATGGCAGCCTTTGCCGGCAAATCCGGCTTTGCGCTCGGAAACGGTATCGGCTCAATCATCTGCAATACCGCTCTTATCTTCGGGCTGGGCTGCACACTGTCGAAAATACCCGCTGACAGGTTCGTATTCAAAAGACAGGGTATGGTAAAACTCTTCTCATGTATGGGATTTGTTTTGTTATGCTACCTTCTGCTGCTTTTCGGCAGTCATTATATTTCAAGACTGTTCGGCTTTATCCTGCTTGGCGTTCTCATCTGGTATATTTTCGCCTCTTCGAAATGGGCCAAACAGCATCACGAGGCAGGCATCATTGACGAAAAAGACATAAAAGCCAAAAGGCCGCTTTTTATTCTCGCGTTGATTTTCCTTGCAGGTCTGCTTTTAGTAATCATCGCCAGCCGGGTCCTTATCGCTTCCGCAACACAGGTCTGCCTCAGATTCGGCGTGCCTGAAACTGTCATAGCCGCTACGGTAGTCGCATTCGGGACATCGGTTCCGGAGCTTACGACTGGTATGATGGGTTTGATTAAAGGACACAAGGAAATACTCCTGGGCAACATAATCGGGGCGAATATATTAAACATTTTTGTCGTTATCGGTGGCTCAATTAGTGTTGCCGGCCTTAAAATTACGCCGGCCTTTTATTACCTGCATTTCCCGTTTTTTGTGCTGGTCTTAGGCCTTTTCACCATTGCTTCAGCCGTCAGCAAGCAATATTACAGCCGCCTTTTCGGCCCTGTTTTCCTGCTTATTTATGCCGCTTATGTAGCAATCCAGTACGCACTGGGGATAAATTAA
- a CDS encoding cob(I)yrinic acid a,c-diamide adenosyltransferase — MAEKGLVQIYTGPGKGKTTAALGLALRASGWGKSVVIYQFLKPGDLKLGERRAIAKVNLPIKIVPVNIEWNMKKSLGDKKVIEKTLKRINQICDKIADDAKKKKYDVIILDEIVFCLSKKLVGLELIKNIIKSKQKSVEIILTGRGATRELIKLADLVTEMKEIKHPFTKNVKARKGIEF, encoded by the coding sequence ATGGCGGAAAAAGGATTAGTCCAGATTTATACAGGCCCCGGCAAAGGTAAAACTACTGCCGCTCTCGGTCTTGCCCTGCGTGCATCAGGCTGGGGCAAAAGTGTCGTCATTTATCAGTTCCTCAAACCCGGCGACCTGAAACTCGGTGAACGAAGAGCCATTGCAAAGGTAAACCTGCCGATAAAAATTGTACCTGTCAATATCGAATGGAATATGAAAAAATCCCTCGGTGATAAGAAGGTAATCGAAAAGACCTTAAAGAGGATTAACCAGATTTGCGATAAAATCGCAGACGATGCGAAAAAGAAAAAATACGACGTTATAATCCTCGACGAAATAGTATTTTGCCTGTCGAAAAAACTGGTCGGCCTGGAATTGATAAAAAATATAATTAAATCAAAACAAAAATCCGTCGAGATTATCCTTACCGGTCGCGGCGCAACAAGGGAATTAATAAAACTCGCAGACCTTGTAACGGAAATGAAAGAAATAAAGCATCCATTTACTAAAAACGTTAAAGCCCGAAAAGGAATAGAGTTTTAA
- the ispD gene encoding 2-C-methyl-D-erythritol 4-phosphate cytidylyltransferase, with protein sequence MNIAVIICAAGSSKRFVKDQKHNLEKAKKKQFSDVAGRPAFLRSVEFFAGRDNVKQMILTIPAEDEEMFKITHGANLSFHGVKLCIGGDERFETVAKALVLVKDDIDIVAVHDAVRCCLTEKWLDDVFKLAEKTGAAMLACPVVATLKKVENGQIIETVDRTGLYEAQTPQVFKKDLLKKAYENLGKLDKSKISDDSQLVEALGQKVSIVETDSSNIKITTKADIVIAEAIIKSRPKPKPQGPAGAYYEAEW encoded by the coding sequence ATGAACATTGCGGTAATAATTTGTGCGGCGGGAAGCAGCAAAAGATTCGTTAAAGACCAGAAACATAATCTTGAAAAAGCAAAGAAAAAACAATTTTCTGATGTCGCCGGCAGGCCTGCGTTTTTGCGAAGCGTAGAATTTTTCGCCGGCAGAGATAACGTAAAGCAGATGATACTTACCATTCCCGCTGAAGACGAAGAAATGTTTAAAATTACACACGGCGCAAACTTAAGTTTTCACGGCGTAAAATTATGCATCGGCGGAGATGAAAGATTCGAAACTGTCGCAAAAGCTCTTGTCCTTGTCAAAGACGATATTGACATCGTGGCGGTTCACGATGCTGTCCGGTGCTGCCTGACGGAAAAATGGCTGGATGACGTCTTTAAACTCGCTGAAAAAACCGGCGCTGCGATGCTTGCCTGCCCTGTCGTAGCGACGCTGAAAAAAGTCGAAAACGGTCAAATTATCGAAACTGTTGACCGAACAGGTCTTTACGAAGCCCAGACGCCGCAGGTATTTAAGAAAGATTTGCTCAAAAAGGCATACGAAAATTTGGGTAAATTGGATAAATCTAAAATCAGCGACGATTCACAGCTTGTCGAAGCTTTGGGACAGAAAGTATCGATAGTTGAAACCGATTCGTCGAATATCAAGATAACTACAAAGGCTGATATTGTGATTGCTGAAGCGATAATAAAATCCAGACCAAAACCGAAACCTCAGGGTCCTGCCGGAGCGTATTATGAAGCGGAATGGTAG
- the tilS gene encoding tRNA lysidine(34) synthetase TilS: MQNVEKKTDGFIKQNNLLPSGAKVLLAISGGADSVALLKIFLSLKLSGKINNDFHIAHINHLLRAEKSLEDEKFVKAMAQKHKLPITIERVDVKKYAKENKLSIETAARSLRLAALRRIADKYNCGYIATAHHKNDNAETVIHRMLRGTGFKGLAGIRPATVINGKTFIRPLLCLTRQEIEEYLKNQNVPWRTDHTNLDCRFTRNRIRHKILPYLEKNAPNLPELIFSLSQHCATLAKNIEKDTDSAAQICIIAKDSSQIVVSLKDFIGLYEPVKVEMIQYALRELGCGLQKFTSESYKKITDFVKSAQSGKTLTVPEKIKITKGYDKFFITAPSKTSGDMPREIILSVPGKNLFGNQLIETEILSASNLDIKNIKNKKNNLVEWFDLEQIRMPLVARSRRQGDKFIPFGQEKFKKIGKFLTAEKIDVNRRKSVFLIEDREKILWLVPIRRSREAAITAQKRPVMQIKISITPFKP; this comes from the coding sequence ATGCAGAACGTCGAAAAAAAAACAGATGGCTTTATTAAGCAGAATAATCTTTTGCCGAGCGGCGCAAAGGTTCTTTTGGCGATTTCAGGCGGCGCCGATTCCGTCGCGCTCCTGAAAATATTTTTAAGTCTGAAACTTTCCGGAAAAATAAATAATGATTTCCATATTGCGCACATAAACCATCTGCTACGGGCGGAAAAGAGCCTTGAAGATGAAAAATTCGTAAAGGCCATGGCCCAAAAACACAAACTGCCGATAACCATCGAAAGAGTGGATGTAAAAAAATACGCAAAGGAAAACAAACTCTCGATTGAAACCGCCGCACGCAGCCTCAGGCTTGCCGCATTACGGCGAATCGCAGACAAATACAATTGCGGATATATCGCAACGGCCCATCATAAAAACGACAACGCGGAAACGGTAATTCACCGTATGCTTCGGGGCACAGGTTTTAAAGGCCTTGCAGGAATCAGACCGGCGACGGTTATAAACGGCAAAACTTTTATAAGGCCCCTCTTATGCCTTACGCGTCAGGAAATAGAAGAATATCTCAAAAATCAAAATGTTCCATGGCGGACAGACCATACAAATCTCGATTGCCGTTTTACCCGCAACCGGATAAGGCATAAAATTCTTCCGTATCTTGAAAAAAATGCGCCGAATCTGCCTGAACTGATTTTTTCGCTGTCGCAGCATTGCGCAACTCTTGCAAAAAATATAGAAAAAGATACCGACTCTGCCGCACAAATTTGCATTATTGCCAAAGATAGTTCACAGATAGTTGTCAGCTTAAAAGATTTTATCGGTTTGTACGAACCTGTTAAGGTCGAAATGATTCAATATGCCCTGCGGGAGCTTGGCTGCGGTCTGCAGAAATTCACTTCTGAAAGCTATAAAAAAATTACAGACTTTGTGAAATCAGCGCAGTCGGGCAAAACTTTAACCGTGCCGGAGAAAATAAAAATAACGAAAGGGTATGATAAGTTTTTCATTACCGCCCCATCCAAAACATCCGGCGATATGCCGCGGGAAATTATCTTATCTGTGCCCGGCAAAAATCTTTTTGGAAATCAGTTGATTGAGACTGAAATTCTGTCGGCGAGTAATCTCGACATTAAAAATATAAAAAACAAGAAAAACAATCTTGTCGAATGGTTTGACCTCGAACAAATCAGGATGCCTTTAGTTGCCCGGTCCCGGCGGCAAGGCGACAAATTCATACCTTTTGGACAGGAAAAATTTAAAAAAATCGGCAAATTTCTTACCGCTGAAAAAATCGATGTCAACAGGAGAAAAAGCGTTTTTTTGATTGAGGACAGGGAAAAAATCCTCTGGCTTGTGCCGATTCGCAGGAGCAGAGAAGCGGCAATAACAGCCCAAAAGCGGCCTGTTATGCAAATTAAAATAAGTATAACGCCTTTTAAGCCTTGA
- a CDS encoding PEP-CTERM sorting domain-containing protein, translating into MRSYGWSIFVVGVLVSVLFTVPVKSAQIEAMQYFLTTGDFFFGGEYGGTMYDREFFIEQTTSESTSTTGWLRLDDTSGTQYEIKGGSIYLSPSELLSDLSYANPIPFFNPYIALGHFASGATLTIEGTLTVQGSTVPIYTGTLLEATVNVNFYGEEQSMESNYIFFQLHFDTTGGELSTGTNVGFTITDKFYIDVELRNCSPAPVTNFQNDMGYAAPSWLLINPIIPTPEPATLLIFGLGAIALVRRKK; encoded by the coding sequence ATGAGAAGTTATGGATGGTCTATCTTTGTAGTTGGAGTACTCGTTTCAGTTCTGTTTACAGTCCCCGTTAAATCAGCTCAAATCGAAGCCATGCAGTATTTTCTTACTACCGGAGACTTTTTCTTCGGTGGAGAATACGGCGGTACGATGTACGATAGAGAGTTCTTTATCGAACAAACTACTTCTGAGTCAACTTCTACAACGGGCTGGTTAAGACTCGACGATACAAGCGGAACACAATATGAAATCAAAGGCGGTTCGATATACCTATCGCCAAGCGAATTACTTTCAGATTTAAGTTACGCCAATCCAATCCCGTTTTTCAATCCTTATATAGCTCTTGGGCATTTTGCTTCAGGGGCAACTTTAACAATAGAAGGTACTCTTACCGTTCAGGGATCAACTGTCCCCATTTACACTGGTACACTTCTTGAGGCCACAGTAAATGTTAATTTCTATGGAGAAGAACAATCCATGGAATCTAACTATATTTTCTTTCAGCTGCATTTTGATACAACCGGCGGCGAGCTCTCAACTGGAACTAATGTCGGGTTTACCATCACGGACAAGTTTTATATCGATGTGGAATTAAGAAACTGCTCTCCGGCCCCTGTAACAAACTTTCAAAATGATATGGGCTATGCAGCTCCAAGCTGGTTATTAATTAATCCGATAATTCCCACACCAGAACCTGCCACTTTACTTATCTTTGGGTTAGGCGCTATAGCTTTGGTTAGAAGAAAAAAATAA
- a CDS encoding PEP-CTERM sorting domain-containing protein — translation MFKKVLLLSVCIMFVVAGFASAAMEKIEVVLQFGTANYFDASEETQSIQSTNGAWTYMDNGQAQQFSTTNTGAIITGAADNSSGGMASANFSGGTWLVQLYNGALLEENLVFRLGGTIDWYVETESDLFANKVDGSGKLTINNSLTIIDEDFWGTGVTWASTNGKSALETSMSGAQKVGGGSLENYLTDWYSGNGTMVIWADSSKAVPEPATMALLALGGLLLRKRR, via the coding sequence ATGTTTAAGAAAGTTCTACTGTTGAGTGTATGCATAATGTTTGTTGTAGCTGGTTTTGCTTCTGCTGCTATGGAAAAAATTGAAGTTGTACTTCAATTTGGAACAGCAAATTACTTTGATGCCAGTGAAGAAACACAAAGTATCCAAAGCACAAATGGCGCCTGGACTTATATGGATAATGGTCAGGCTCAGCAATTCAGCACGACAAATACCGGCGCAATAATTACAGGGGCGGCAGATAATTCCAGCGGAGGCATGGCGAGTGCAAACTTCAGCGGCGGAACATGGCTCGTGCAACTGTATAATGGCGCTCTTTTAGAAGAAAACCTTGTTTTCAGACTCGGCGGTACCATAGACTGGTACGTTGAAACTGAAAGCGACCTGTTTGCCAACAAAGTCGATGGTTCAGGAAAACTTACTATCAATAATTCTTTAACTATCATCGATGAAGATTTCTGGGGTACAGGAGTTACCTGGGCATCTACCAATGGCAAAAGCGCTCTCGAAACTTCAATGTCAGGCGCACAAAAGGTCGGCGGCGGCTCACTTGAAAACTATTTAACCGACTGGTATTCAGGTAACGGCACAATGGTTATATGGGCCGATTCAAGCAAGGCTGTTCCTGAGCCGGCAACAATGGCATTGTTAGCACTCGGCGGTTTGCTTTTAAGAAAACGCAGGTAA
- the ubiE gene encoding bifunctional demethylmenaquinone methyltransferase/2-methoxy-6-polyprenyl-1,4-benzoquinol methylase UbiE, whose amino-acid sequence MFSEPSRTDIHKLFDRIACRYDIFNRISSFGMDTFWRRRLAKSLRGGKGLNILDAATGTGDLLLSLFDLGCDISSAVGIDTSGKMLTIAARKTARRNLAGKITLKQADAVDLPFTDSQFGAVTCAFGVRNFTDSAEGLKQMHRVLKPAGKLLILEFSIPSNRVIKMFYLVYLRFIIPVLGKIITGDFNAYRYLSKTIQTFPSGEDFCRQMQKAGFADVREIPMTFGVVTLYSGVKS is encoded by the coding sequence ATGTTCTCAGAGCCGTCGCGTACCGATATTCATAAATTATTTGACCGAATCGCCTGTCGCTACGATATTTTCAACAGGATTTCATCGTTTGGTATGGATACATTCTGGCGCCGCAGATTGGCGAAATCTCTCAGAGGCGGCAAAGGACTTAATATTCTGGACGCGGCAACCGGCACAGGCGATTTACTGTTATCCCTGTTCGACCTCGGCTGCGATATTTCCTCTGCCGTCGGCATTGATACATCGGGGAAAATGCTGACAATTGCAGCCAGAAAAACTGCCCGCCGAAATTTAGCCGGCAAAATCACTTTGAAACAGGCCGATGCTGTCGACCTTCCATTTACAGATTCACAATTTGGTGCGGTAACTTGTGCTTTTGGCGTAAGAAATTTTACCGATTCAGCAGAAGGTTTAAAACAAATGCACAGGGTTCTAAAGCCTGCCGGCAAATTACTGATACTCGAATTTTCGATACCATCAAATCGCGTTATAAAGATGTTCTATTTGGTTTATTTGAGGTTTATTATTCCTGTTTTGGGCAAAATTATCACCGGCGATTTTAACGCTTATCGTTATTTAAGCAAAACGATACAAACTTTTCCGTCAGGCGAAGATTTCTGCCGGCAAATGCAAAAAGCAGGTTTCGCAGATGTCCGGGAGATTCCAATGACTTTCGGTGTTGTTACTCTTTATTCCGGTGTGAAATCTTAA
- a CDS encoding hemerythrin domain-containing protein gives MYRKNWSKTSLVELAEYIQQHHSLMKEKLLKLQTLLEQAAGLHKDENFAIISSLQDFFPDFRTKLGKHFDSEEQILIPYIRQMDDFDKNRGPKPQIHTGSIKNPISRMEYEHDQTESVMFKKLHTITGDYKLPTGSGDVLKSLYDGLKDIESHLSEHIHLENNVLFPLAIELELNLMHKK, from the coding sequence ATGTATCGTAAAAACTGGTCAAAAACGTCTTTGGTAGAATTAGCCGAATATATTCAGCAGCATCATTCCCTGATGAAAGAAAAATTGCTGAAATTGCAGACGTTACTTGAGCAGGCGGCCGGGCTGCACAAAGATGAGAATTTCGCTATAATCAGTTCTTTGCAGGATTTTTTCCCGGACTTCAGGACTAAATTGGGGAAACATTTTGACAGCGAAGAACAAATACTTATCCCTTATATTCGTCAGATGGACGATTTTGACAAAAATCGAGGCCCCAAGCCGCAAATCCACACCGGCAGTATAAAAAATCCAATCAGCCGAATGGAATATGAACACGACCAGACTGAAAGCGTTATGTTTAAGAAACTTCACACTATAACAGGCGACTATAAACTTCCCACCGGCTCCGGCGATGTCCTAAAATCGCTTTATGACGGCCTGAAAGATATTGAAAGCCATCTCAGTGAACATATTCATCTTGAGAATAATGTATTATTTCCGTTAGCTATAGAATTAGAGCTGAATTTAATGCATAAAAAGTAA
- a CDS encoding DUF1638 domain-containing protein translates to MKLQFIVCKVIQREAYFCAARSKNIIDIVLMPQGLHDTPDKLRSEVQKALDCTCDIQGQPYDASLLGYGLCSNGIVGLSAKIPLVVPRGHDCVTLLLGSKDKYQEYFDAHRGVYWYSPGWIESSWQPGKERYEGTLKEYKEKYGEDNAKYLMEIEEKWMREYNWATYVDWGLGESDEYKEYTRRCAEFLGWNYDEIKGDSGLMQRLVNGDWNDKEFLVLKPGEKIVQNLPSDDIIKTD, encoded by the coding sequence ATGAAGCTACAATTTATAGTCTGTAAAGTTATACAAAGAGAAGCATATTTCTGCGCCGCCCGCTCAAAGAATATTATCGATATAGTTTTGATGCCGCAGGGTTTGCACGACACACCTGATAAACTTCGGAGCGAAGTTCAGAAAGCGCTCGATTGTACCTGCGACATTCAGGGCCAGCCTTATGACGCCTCGCTTTTGGGGTATGGCCTCTGCAGTAATGGAATTGTGGGCCTGTCTGCGAAGATACCGCTTGTTGTACCCAGAGGACACGACTGCGTTACTCTGCTTTTGGGTTCAAAGGATAAATATCAGGAATACTTCGATGCTCATCGCGGCGTTTATTGGTATAGCCCCGGCTGGATAGAGTCGAGCTGGCAGCCCGGAAAAGAACGTTACGAAGGAACGCTTAAGGAGTATAAGGAAAAATACGGCGAGGATAACGCTAAGTATTTAATGGAAATCGAAGAGAAATGGATGAGAGAATACAATTGGGCTACGTATGTGGACTGGGGTCTTGGCGAGTCGGACGAGTATAAAGAATATACAAGACGCTGCGCCGAGTTTCTCGGCTGGAACTACGATGAAATAAAAGGCGATTCAGGTCTGATGCAGAGGCTTGTTAACGGCGACTGGAACGATAAAGAGTTCCTGGTTCTAAAGCCGGGCGAAAAAATCGTACAGAACCTGCCGTCTGATGATATAATAAAGACAGATTAA
- a CDS encoding bifunctional 3,4-dihydroxy-2-butanone-4-phosphate synthase/GTP cyclohydrolase II — MAEFSNIPEILEDLKKGKMIVLVDDEDRENEGDLVCAAEIVTPEIINFMATHGRGLICLPLTSEKCDSLNLHSQAAENTARLGTAFTVSIDARDGITTGISAADRAHTIKVTIADKVHSADLVRPGHIFPLRAKTGGVLIRAGQTEGAVDLMSLAGMKPAGVICEIMNEDGTMARVPQLLDFCKKHNLKITTIAKLIEYRLQRESQVKRIQSVFLPTDYGEFQLIAYKCITEVEPHLALCKGDVGKLDENGNPVITKEPVLVRVHSECLTGDLFHSQRCECGYQLITAMQMIEKAGVGAVIYLRQEGRGIGLANKLHAYKLQEEGLDTVDANLKLGFRADRRDYGIGAQIIRDLGLKQVKILTNNPKKISRLEVYGIKVVEQVPLMAEPGPHNRNYLKTKKHRFGHILNEDL; from the coding sequence ATGGCAGAATTCAGTAATATTCCGGAAATATTAGAAGACCTGAAAAAAGGTAAAATGATTGTCCTTGTCGACGATGAAGACAGGGAGAATGAAGGTGACCTCGTCTGCGCAGCGGAGATTGTGACGCCTGAGATTATAAATTTCATGGCGACGCACGGCAGGGGCTTGATATGTTTGCCTTTGACCAGCGAAAAATGCGATTCGCTCAATCTTCATTCTCAGGCAGCCGAAAATACCGCCCGCCTCGGCACTGCCTTTACCGTAAGTATAGATGCCAGGGATGGAATTACCACGGGTATCAGTGCTGCGGATCGGGCTCATACAATAAAAGTTACGATAGCGGATAAAGTCCATTCGGCAGACCTTGTCCGGCCGGGACATATTTTTCCGCTGCGTGCCAAAACAGGCGGAGTGCTTATCCGCGCAGGCCAGACCGAAGGAGCGGTTGACCTGATGAGTCTTGCCGGTATGAAGCCGGCAGGCGTTATCTGTGAAATTATGAACGAAGACGGCACGATGGCTCGCGTCCCGCAGCTTCTGGATTTCTGTAAAAAACATAATCTAAAAATCACAACCATAGCAAAATTGATTGAATACCGCCTTCAGCGTGAAAGCCAGGTAAAAAGGATACAATCGGTTTTTCTGCCGACCGACTATGGCGAGTTTCAGCTCATCGCATATAAGTGCATAACAGAAGTTGAACCGCATCTGGCCCTGTGCAAAGGCGATGTAGGCAAGCTCGATGAAAATGGAAATCCTGTCATTACCAAAGAACCTGTGCTTGTAAGGGTACATTCGGAGTGCCTCACCGGCGATTTGTTCCATTCGCAAAGATGCGAGTGCGGCTATCAGCTTATTACCGCGATGCAGATGATTGAAAAAGCCGGTGTTGGCGCCGTAATTTACCTCCGGCAGGAAGGCAGGGGCATTGGACTTGCAAATAAACTTCACGCATATAAACTGCAGGAAGAAGGCCTTGATACCGTCGATGCCAATCTTAAGCTCGGCTTTCGTGCCGACCGGCGGGATTACGGAATTGGCGCCCAGATAATAAGAGACTTAGGCCTGAAGCAGGTAAAAATCCTGACGAATAATCCAAAGAAGATTTCCCGCCTTGAAGTTTATGGAATCAAGGTTGTCGAGCAGGTGCCGTTAATGGCTGAACCCGGCCCGCATAATAGAAATTATCTGAAGACCAAAAAACACCGCTTTGGCCATATACTTAATGAGGATTTATGA
- a CDS encoding CDP-alcohol phosphatidyltransferase family protein, whose amino-acid sequence MTLNHANRVTIFRILLIIPFVICMLKVNHPGTGTTMRYVSLLLFMIMALSDAYDGYIARKKKQVTRLGSFLDPMADKILMACACVLLSINATKIDDFQLPPTVAVLIIGKDLFLLLGFLILYFLTFQVKIFPAYIGRVATVLQLTMVAAILIAPEVSKALTGWIWFLRFLWWSAAGTAIIATLIYIHAGTRYIEQFENNKQ is encoded by the coding sequence ATGACGCTGAACCACGCCAACAGGGTAACGATATTTCGAATATTGCTGATTATCCCTTTTGTTATCTGTATGCTCAAAGTCAATCATCCCGGAACAGGCACAACTATGCGGTATGTATCGCTGCTGCTTTTTATGATTATGGCATTGAGCGACGCTTACGACGGCTATATTGCAAGAAAGAAAAAGCAGGTAACGCGTCTCGGTTCGTTTCTCGACCCGATGGCAGACAAGATTCTTATGGCCTGCGCCTGCGTGCTTCTGTCGATTAATGCAACTAAAATAGATGATTTTCAGCTTCCGCCTACTGTTGCAGTTCTGATTATCGGCAAGGATTTATTTCTTCTGCTGGGCTTTTTGATACTTTATTTTCTTACTTTCCAGGTGAAAATATTTCCCGCGTACATAGGAAGGGTCGCCACGGTACTGCAGCTTACTATGGTCGCGGCGATTCTGATTGCACCGGAAGTTTCAAAGGCCTTAACGGGCTGGATTTGGTTTTTAAGATTTTTATGGTGGTCGGCGGCAGGAACTGCGATAATCGCAACGCTTATTTACATTCATGCCGGAACAAGGTATATTGAACAGTTTGAGAATAATAAACAATAG